One Xyrauchen texanus isolate HMW12.3.18 chromosome 46, RBS_HiC_50CHRs, whole genome shotgun sequence DNA segment encodes these proteins:
- the iqub gene encoding IQ and ubiquitin-like domain-containing protein isoform X1, whose translation MSEQEIESVSPKPSCFAVQIPTQDVNQTESELREDADDAEYKQEIKVEVCTSTDMTLQKENSETLEQETQDDVNPHGSVRNKIISSKDVGNSTATVKVLLMPERHMITVAFTIGLTILDLKKQFAFELRVPSDIIQITLDDKSVDDHQTLLDIGVQQHGMVQFEMSSLDPENYPMRPVKPQQEYNMPDVITVRVQTDTDAYQDVVVEIERATRGKAFLGGHRHKVTKVEYYHAAVQTMPKKRTDRGIETFCRDTQTMQLKNQAQQCSKNASTQMTKIGCYVSNMEDKFITPGTYITAEEYHSKRLSAVITLQTYVRRWLAKRFTDSLRQAKELRLAFLENEKRRKKEKKEQQIRDEYHRRMNPEKKGDFDLLYNALKKWRIEEVECINGTFSGAERKAALCALLEQETHFLSSIERHRIAAGERNQDKAIQAFLNKSAEPKRWRAFDGKVTEMDTQFTIRAKELRDLYSSITQAQFTKDERLDVLLTLKHTVKEHKCKLTQDIVDLIDREVDLVMRDVKKSNLEGLRKRISTLFLQYIKTPAFNPQVSKLLRVPQDPAKLRKNICLCRGCNKYQSSTEFVLKANTSLVGLCRCCTELDNEARCREDFSLYKNILKRLRETEVECSPNAKITFLLQEQDLRYLVDVLWGAQSALSGWNNLHDLLLVRWEKYLDWSPWNCILLTKEEAAAHLRVEIIEKAYDVVVIHNVKQKHALARKYFSQIPAMAECIHDAEIQPAALGNLLVSKPITKATK comes from the exons ATGTCGGAGCAGGAGATTGAAAGTGTGAGCCCTAAACCCAGTTGCTTCGCGGTGCAGATCCCGACACAAGATGTGAATCAAACCGAGAGTGAGTTGAGGGAAGATGCTGATGATGCTGAATACAAGCAGGAGATCAAAGTTGAGGTCTGTACATCCACAGACATGACTTTGCAAAAAGAAAACAGCGAAACACTGGAACAGGAAACGCAAGACGACGTAAACCCTCATGGAAGTGTAAGAAACAAGATAATTTCGTCCAAAGATGTTGGAAACTCAACAGCAACAG TAAAGGTCTTGCTAATGCCGGAGAGGCACATGATAACAGTGGCCTTCACTATTGGCCTTACGATCCTGGATCTGAAAAAGCAATTTGCCTTTGAGCTAAGAGTACCATCAGACATCATACAGATCACTCTAGACG acaAAAGTGTAGATGACCACCAGACACTATTGGACATTGGTGTACAGCAACATGGAATGGTCCAATTTGAGATGAGCTCGTTAGACCCAGAGAATTACCCCATGAGACCAGTCAAACCCCAACAAGAGTACAACATGCCGGATGTCATCACTGTCAGGGTGCAAACAG ACACAGACGCATATCAGGATGTGGTGGTGGAGATAGAGAGAGCCACTCGAGGAAAGGCGTTTCTTGGAGGACACCGTCATAAGGTCACTAAGGTGGAGTATTATCATGCTGCTGTCCAGACCATGCCTAAGAAGAGGACTGACAGGGGAATTGAGACATTCTGCAGGGATACGCAG ACTATGCAGTTGAAGAACCAGGCTCAGCAGTGCTCCAAAAACGCCTCTACTCAGATGACCAAAATCGGCTGTTATGTGTCTAATATGGAGGACAAGTTCATTACTCCAGGAACCTACATCACTGCAGAAGAGTACCACAGCAAGAGACTAAGTGCT GTCATTACGCTACAGACATATGTGAGGCGCTGGCTAGCCAAGCGTTTCACAGACAGCTTGAGACAGGCTAAAGAGCTGCGTCTGGCCTTTCTAGAGAATGAAAAGAGAAGgaagaaagagaagaaagagCAGCAGATCAGAGATGAGTATCACCGCAGGATGAATCCAGAAAAAAAGGGAGACTTTGATCTGCTTTATAATGCCTTGAAAA AATGGAGGATTGAGGAGGTGGAATGCATTAATGGAACCTTCTCTGGTGCGGAGAGGAAGGCAGCGCTGTGTGCTCTACTGGAGCAAGAGACCCATTTCCTCTCCTCCATAGAACGCCACAGAATAGCTGCAGGCGAGAGAAACCAGGATAAGGCTATCCAAGCCTTCCTCAACAAG TCTGCAGAGCCCAAGAGATGGCGTGCATTTGATGGTAAGGTGACGGAGATGGACACACAGTTCACCATCCGTGCCAAGGAACTGCGGGATCTGTACAGCAGCATCACTCAGGCTCAGTTCACAAAGGATGAACGCTTGGATGTGCTGCTCACTCTCAAGCACACTGTAAAG GAACACAAGTGCAAGCTGACTCAGGATATAGTGGACTTGATTGACAGGGAGGTGGACCTGGTGATGAGGGATGTGAAAAAGAGTAACCTGGAAGGATTGAGGAAAAGAATATCAACCCTCTTCCTCCAGTACATCAAAACACCTGCGTTCAACCCACAGGTGTCCAAACTACTGCGG GTGCCTCAAGATCCTGCTAAACTTAGAAAGAACATCTGTTTGTGTCGTGGCTGTAACAAGTATCAGTCATCCACTGAATTTGTCCTGAAGGCTAACACATCTTTGGTCGGCCTGTGCCGGTGCTGTACAGAGTTAGACAATGAGGCCCGCTGTAGAGAAGACTTCAGCCTCTATAAGAACATCCTCAAACGTCTGCGTGAAACTGAGGTGGAGTGCAGCCCAAATGCCAAAATTACCTTCCTGCTGCAG GAGCAAGACCTGCGGTATCTCGTGGATGTGCTGTGGGGAGCTCAGTCTGCTCTGAGCGGCTGGAACAACCTGCACGATTTGCTGCTGGTACGCTGGGAGAAGTATTTGGACTGGAGTCCCTGGAACTGCATCCTCCTCACCAAGGAGGAAGCGGCCGCACACCTCAGAGTGGAAATCATCGAGAAG GCATACGATGTAGTAGTTATTCATAATGTCAAACAGAAACATGCACTGGCCAGGAAGTACTTCTCCCAGATACCTGCAATGGCCGAATGCATTCATGATGCTGAGATTCAGCCCGCTGCCCTTGGCAACCTGTTGGTATCCAAGCCCATCACCAAGGCGACCAAGTAG
- the iqub gene encoding IQ and ubiquitin-like domain-containing protein isoform X2: MSEQEIESVSPKPSCFAVQIPTQDVNQTESELREDADDAEYKQEIKVEVCTSTDMTLQKENSETLEQETQDDVNPHGSVRNKIISSKDVGNSTATVKVLLMPERHMITVAFTIGLTILDLKKQFAFELRVPSDIIQITLDDKSVDDHQTLLDIGVQQHGMVQFEMSSLDPENYPMRPVKPQQEYNMPDVITVRVQTDTDAYQDVVVEIERATRGKAFLGGHRHKVTKTMQLKNQAQQCSKNASTQMTKIGCYVSNMEDKFITPGTYITAEEYHSKRLSAVITLQTYVRRWLAKRFTDSLRQAKELRLAFLENEKRRKKEKKEQQIRDEYHRRMNPEKKGDFDLLYNALKKWRIEEVECINGTFSGAERKAALCALLEQETHFLSSIERHRIAAGERNQDKAIQAFLNKSAEPKRWRAFDGKVTEMDTQFTIRAKELRDLYSSITQAQFTKDERLDVLLTLKHTVKEHKCKLTQDIVDLIDREVDLVMRDVKKSNLEGLRKRISTLFLQYIKTPAFNPQVSKLLRVPQDPAKLRKNICLCRGCNKYQSSTEFVLKANTSLVGLCRCCTELDNEARCREDFSLYKNILKRLRETEVECSPNAKITFLLQEQDLRYLVDVLWGAQSALSGWNNLHDLLLVRWEKYLDWSPWNCILLTKEEAAAHLRVEIIEKAYDVVVIHNVKQKHALARKYFSQIPAMAECIHDAEIQPAALGNLLVSKPITKATK, encoded by the exons ATGTCGGAGCAGGAGATTGAAAGTGTGAGCCCTAAACCCAGTTGCTTCGCGGTGCAGATCCCGACACAAGATGTGAATCAAACCGAGAGTGAGTTGAGGGAAGATGCTGATGATGCTGAATACAAGCAGGAGATCAAAGTTGAGGTCTGTACATCCACAGACATGACTTTGCAAAAAGAAAACAGCGAAACACTGGAACAGGAAACGCAAGACGACGTAAACCCTCATGGAAGTGTAAGAAACAAGATAATTTCGTCCAAAGATGTTGGAAACTCAACAGCAACAG TAAAGGTCTTGCTAATGCCGGAGAGGCACATGATAACAGTGGCCTTCACTATTGGCCTTACGATCCTGGATCTGAAAAAGCAATTTGCCTTTGAGCTAAGAGTACCATCAGACATCATACAGATCACTCTAGACG acaAAAGTGTAGATGACCACCAGACACTATTGGACATTGGTGTACAGCAACATGGAATGGTCCAATTTGAGATGAGCTCGTTAGACCCAGAGAATTACCCCATGAGACCAGTCAAACCCCAACAAGAGTACAACATGCCGGATGTCATCACTGTCAGGGTGCAAACAG ACACAGACGCATATCAGGATGTGGTGGTGGAGATAGAGAGAGCCACTCGAGGAAAGGCGTTTCTTGGAGGACACCGTCATAAGGTCACTAAG ACTATGCAGTTGAAGAACCAGGCTCAGCAGTGCTCCAAAAACGCCTCTACTCAGATGACCAAAATCGGCTGTTATGTGTCTAATATGGAGGACAAGTTCATTACTCCAGGAACCTACATCACTGCAGAAGAGTACCACAGCAAGAGACTAAGTGCT GTCATTACGCTACAGACATATGTGAGGCGCTGGCTAGCCAAGCGTTTCACAGACAGCTTGAGACAGGCTAAAGAGCTGCGTCTGGCCTTTCTAGAGAATGAAAAGAGAAGgaagaaagagaagaaagagCAGCAGATCAGAGATGAGTATCACCGCAGGATGAATCCAGAAAAAAAGGGAGACTTTGATCTGCTTTATAATGCCTTGAAAA AATGGAGGATTGAGGAGGTGGAATGCATTAATGGAACCTTCTCTGGTGCGGAGAGGAAGGCAGCGCTGTGTGCTCTACTGGAGCAAGAGACCCATTTCCTCTCCTCCATAGAACGCCACAGAATAGCTGCAGGCGAGAGAAACCAGGATAAGGCTATCCAAGCCTTCCTCAACAAG TCTGCAGAGCCCAAGAGATGGCGTGCATTTGATGGTAAGGTGACGGAGATGGACACACAGTTCACCATCCGTGCCAAGGAACTGCGGGATCTGTACAGCAGCATCACTCAGGCTCAGTTCACAAAGGATGAACGCTTGGATGTGCTGCTCACTCTCAAGCACACTGTAAAG GAACACAAGTGCAAGCTGACTCAGGATATAGTGGACTTGATTGACAGGGAGGTGGACCTGGTGATGAGGGATGTGAAAAAGAGTAACCTGGAAGGATTGAGGAAAAGAATATCAACCCTCTTCCTCCAGTACATCAAAACACCTGCGTTCAACCCACAGGTGTCCAAACTACTGCGG GTGCCTCAAGATCCTGCTAAACTTAGAAAGAACATCTGTTTGTGTCGTGGCTGTAACAAGTATCAGTCATCCACTGAATTTGTCCTGAAGGCTAACACATCTTTGGTCGGCCTGTGCCGGTGCTGTACAGAGTTAGACAATGAGGCCCGCTGTAGAGAAGACTTCAGCCTCTATAAGAACATCCTCAAACGTCTGCGTGAAACTGAGGTGGAGTGCAGCCCAAATGCCAAAATTACCTTCCTGCTGCAG GAGCAAGACCTGCGGTATCTCGTGGATGTGCTGTGGGGAGCTCAGTCTGCTCTGAGCGGCTGGAACAACCTGCACGATTTGCTGCTGGTACGCTGGGAGAAGTATTTGGACTGGAGTCCCTGGAACTGCATCCTCCTCACCAAGGAGGAAGCGGCCGCACACCTCAGAGTGGAAATCATCGAGAAG GCATACGATGTAGTAGTTATTCATAATGTCAAACAGAAACATGCACTGGCCAGGAAGTACTTCTCCCAGATACCTGCAATGGCCGAATGCATTCATGATGCTGAGATTCAGCCCGCTGCCCTTGGCAACCTGTTGGTATCCAAGCCCATCACCAAGGCGACCAAGTAG
- the iqub gene encoding IQ and ubiquitin-like domain-containing protein isoform X3 gives MLETQQQQVLLMPERHMITVAFTIGLTILDLKKQFAFELRVPSDIIQITLDDKSVDDHQTLLDIGVQQHGMVQFEMSSLDPENYPMRPVKPQQEYNMPDVITVRVQTDTDAYQDVVVEIERATRGKAFLGGHRHKVTKVEYYHAAVQTMPKKRTDRGIETFCRDTQTMQLKNQAQQCSKNASTQMTKIGCYVSNMEDKFITPGTYITAEEYHSKRLSAVITLQTYVRRWLAKRFTDSLRQAKELRLAFLENEKRRKKEKKEQQIRDEYHRRMNPEKKGDFDLLYNALKKWRIEEVECINGTFSGAERKAALCALLEQETHFLSSIERHRIAAGERNQDKAIQAFLNKSAEPKRWRAFDGKVTEMDTQFTIRAKELRDLYSSITQAQFTKDERLDVLLTLKHTVKEHKCKLTQDIVDLIDREVDLVMRDVKKSNLEGLRKRISTLFLQYIKTPAFNPQVSKLLRVPQDPAKLRKNICLCRGCNKYQSSTEFVLKANTSLVGLCRCCTELDNEARCREDFSLYKNILKRLRETEVECSPNAKITFLLQEQDLRYLVDVLWGAQSALSGWNNLHDLLLVRWEKYLDWSPWNCILLTKEEAAAHLRVEIIEKAYDVVVIHNVKQKHALARKYFSQIPAMAECIHDAEIQPAALGNLLVSKPITKATK, from the exons ATGTTGGAAACTCAACAGCAACAG GTCTTGCTAATGCCGGAGAGGCACATGATAACAGTGGCCTTCACTATTGGCCTTACGATCCTGGATCTGAAAAAGCAATTTGCCTTTGAGCTAAGAGTACCATCAGACATCATACAGATCACTCTAGACG acaAAAGTGTAGATGACCACCAGACACTATTGGACATTGGTGTACAGCAACATGGAATGGTCCAATTTGAGATGAGCTCGTTAGACCCAGAGAATTACCCCATGAGACCAGTCAAACCCCAACAAGAGTACAACATGCCGGATGTCATCACTGTCAGGGTGCAAACAG ACACAGACGCATATCAGGATGTGGTGGTGGAGATAGAGAGAGCCACTCGAGGAAAGGCGTTTCTTGGAGGACACCGTCATAAGGTCACTAAGGTGGAGTATTATCATGCTGCTGTCCAGACCATGCCTAAGAAGAGGACTGACAGGGGAATTGAGACATTCTGCAGGGATACGCAG ACTATGCAGTTGAAGAACCAGGCTCAGCAGTGCTCCAAAAACGCCTCTACTCAGATGACCAAAATCGGCTGTTATGTGTCTAATATGGAGGACAAGTTCATTACTCCAGGAACCTACATCACTGCAGAAGAGTACCACAGCAAGAGACTAAGTGCT GTCATTACGCTACAGACATATGTGAGGCGCTGGCTAGCCAAGCGTTTCACAGACAGCTTGAGACAGGCTAAAGAGCTGCGTCTGGCCTTTCTAGAGAATGAAAAGAGAAGgaagaaagagaagaaagagCAGCAGATCAGAGATGAGTATCACCGCAGGATGAATCCAGAAAAAAAGGGAGACTTTGATCTGCTTTATAATGCCTTGAAAA AATGGAGGATTGAGGAGGTGGAATGCATTAATGGAACCTTCTCTGGTGCGGAGAGGAAGGCAGCGCTGTGTGCTCTACTGGAGCAAGAGACCCATTTCCTCTCCTCCATAGAACGCCACAGAATAGCTGCAGGCGAGAGAAACCAGGATAAGGCTATCCAAGCCTTCCTCAACAAG TCTGCAGAGCCCAAGAGATGGCGTGCATTTGATGGTAAGGTGACGGAGATGGACACACAGTTCACCATCCGTGCCAAGGAACTGCGGGATCTGTACAGCAGCATCACTCAGGCTCAGTTCACAAAGGATGAACGCTTGGATGTGCTGCTCACTCTCAAGCACACTGTAAAG GAACACAAGTGCAAGCTGACTCAGGATATAGTGGACTTGATTGACAGGGAGGTGGACCTGGTGATGAGGGATGTGAAAAAGAGTAACCTGGAAGGATTGAGGAAAAGAATATCAACCCTCTTCCTCCAGTACATCAAAACACCTGCGTTCAACCCACAGGTGTCCAAACTACTGCGG GTGCCTCAAGATCCTGCTAAACTTAGAAAGAACATCTGTTTGTGTCGTGGCTGTAACAAGTATCAGTCATCCACTGAATTTGTCCTGAAGGCTAACACATCTTTGGTCGGCCTGTGCCGGTGCTGTACAGAGTTAGACAATGAGGCCCGCTGTAGAGAAGACTTCAGCCTCTATAAGAACATCCTCAAACGTCTGCGTGAAACTGAGGTGGAGTGCAGCCCAAATGCCAAAATTACCTTCCTGCTGCAG GAGCAAGACCTGCGGTATCTCGTGGATGTGCTGTGGGGAGCTCAGTCTGCTCTGAGCGGCTGGAACAACCTGCACGATTTGCTGCTGGTACGCTGGGAGAAGTATTTGGACTGGAGTCCCTGGAACTGCATCCTCCTCACCAAGGAGGAAGCGGCCGCACACCTCAGAGTGGAAATCATCGAGAAG GCATACGATGTAGTAGTTATTCATAATGTCAAACAGAAACATGCACTGGCCAGGAAGTACTTCTCCCAGATACCTGCAATGGCCGAATGCATTCATGATGCTGAGATTCAGCCCGCTGCCCTTGGCAACCTGTTGGTATCCAAGCCCATCACCAAGGCGACCAAGTAG